One segment of Choristoneura fumiferana chromosome 26, NRCan_CFum_1, whole genome shotgun sequence DNA contains the following:
- the Vmat gene encoding vesicular monoamine transporter, which yields MLLTTVVPIIPEFLYDIRHPDAPLSMSLDITTTPAPYCPCLEKNMTALAIDNATQVNVTAQKEERHKELVQETVEVGVMFASKAIVQLLTNPFVGPLTHKIGYSVPMFTGFILMFLSTLIFAFGRSYSVLFIARALQGIGSSCSSVSGMGMLAERYPDDKERGNAMGIALGGLALGVLIGPPFGGLMYEFVGKTAPFLMLSALALGDGLLQLMILQPGVVRQESDPPSLKELVTDPYIIIAAGAITFANVGIAMLEPSLPIWMVDTMQASRWQQGVAFLPASICYLIGTNLFGPLGHKMGRWLAACSGLVIIGLCLILIPMARKLEHLIIPNAGLGFAIGMVDSSMMPELGFLVDIRHSAVYGSVYAIGDTAFCLGYAVGPAFSGTLVNSIGFEWMLVIIAVLNFAYAPFLLLLRSPPARDEKQSLIISDKSSVRYVSYQNEEEE from the exons TCCCCATAATCCCGGAGTTCCTGTACGACATCCGGCACCCCGACGCGCCGCTCTCCATGTCCTTAGACATCACCACGACGCCTGCGCCCTACTGCCCCTGTCTGGAGAAGAACATGACCGCCCTCGCCATTGACAACGCCACGCAAG TAAACGTAACAGCCCAGAAAGAGGAGCGGCACAAGGAACTGGTGCAGGAAACCGTCGAGGTGGGAGTCATGTTCGCTAGTAAGGCCATCGTGCAGCTGCTGACCAACCCGTTCGTGGGGCCGCTGACGCACAA GATCGGCTACAGCGTCCCCATGTTCACCGGCTTCATCCTGATGTTCCTGTCTACACTAA TCTTCGCTTTCGGCCGCTCTTACAGCGTGCTGTTCATTGCGCGCGCGCTGCAGGGCATCGGATCATCCTGCTCCAGCGTCTCCGGCATGGGAATGCTAGCTGAACGGTATCCAGATGACAAG GAACGAGGCAACGCGATGGGCATAGCTCTGGGCGGGCTCGCGCTGGGCGTGCTCATCGGTCCGCCCTTCGGTGGGCTGATGTACGAGTTCGTGGGCAAGACCGCGCCCTTCCTCATGCTGTCGGCGCTGGCGCTTGGAGACGGAT TGCTGCAGCTTATGATCCTGCAACCTGGCGTGGTGAGGCAGGAGAGCGATCCTCCGTCGCTGAAGGAGCTCGTCACGGACCCTTACATCATCATCGCCGCGG GAGCCATAACTTTCGCAAACGTTGGCATCGCCATGCTGGAACCGAGTCTACCAATCTGGATGGTGGACACCATGCAAGCCAGTCGTTGGCAGCAGGGCGTCGCCTTCCTGCCAGCCAGTATCTGCTATCTCATCG GGACTAACTTATTCGGGCCGCTCGGTCACAAGATGGGCCGCTGGTTGGCCGCCTGCTCCGGACTGGTCATTATCGGACTGTGTCTTATCTTG ATCCCCATGGCCCGGAAGCTTGAGCACCTGATCATTCCCAACGCTGGGCTGGGCTTCGCCATTGGTATGGTTGATTCCAGTATGATGCCGGAGCTGGGATTCCTCGTGGACATTCGACATTCCGCCGTGTACGGCTCCGTATACGCTATTGGGGATACGGCGTTCTGTCTGGGGTACGCTGTTG GCCCGGCGTTCTCCGGCACGCTGGTTAACAGCATCGGCTTCGAGTGGATGCTAGTCATCATCGCCGTCCTCAACTTCGCGTACGCTCCATTCCTGCTGCTGCTGCGGTCGCCGCCCGCAAGGGACGAGAAACAG agCCTAATAATAAGCGACAAATCATCAGTCCGCTACGTCAGCTACCAGAACGAGGAAGAAGAATAA